From the Thermotoga sp. genome, one window contains:
- a CDS encoding oligosaccharide flippase family protein, with translation MLNEQYLLKKYISFSLGTWLRAIISFFITPITTWLINPAEFGKATMFSTVYSILLLVSILGTANSLMRFFPQKSDEEKSALLWSCLIVPIFMSILVGFVVLVFKGPINSFLVGTRISNAYLILIATLVTGIFQTFNLNLVRSRGRGILFSTLQVVQSVSQIGFILLYAFFVNRDFYALLYAQLFSNIVALALGIALERSFWFPVRIDKRLVREILKYGYPFVFSGLLWWLLTWTDRFVLRLYTNFSDIGLYSAAFKVISAMSLFTTGFSTLWYPFAYEQYEKNPENKMLFKRTLDYVAFLVFSAGFILLSFKDVIFLLLAKSYRTSAEISPFLILYPVMVTMTIVVARGIDFSKKTYWFIITRGVSALFNLAGNFLLVPLFGPKGASVSTGLSFIFVFTIESNVSKRLYPVSYDLRKIYLLVGIFVLSAFLHTFSGNLIVSVLASIIGLIVAIFLYKAEFLKVWSTGIGFLKSLSHHR, from the coding sequence GTGCTCAATGAACAATATCTTTTAAAGAAATACATCTCCTTTTCCCTCGGCACATGGCTTAGAGCCATTATTTCTTTTTTCATCACACCGATCACGACGTGGTTGATCAACCCTGCCGAGTTCGGAAAAGCAACGATGTTTTCAACTGTGTATTCCATACTCCTTCTTGTGAGCATTCTTGGTACTGCAAATTCGTTGATGAGATTCTTTCCACAAAAATCTGATGAAGAAAAGTCTGCTCTTTTATGGAGTTGTTTGATTGTTCCTATTTTTATGAGTATCCTTGTGGGGTTTGTTGTTCTTGTTTTCAAAGGTCCTATCAATTCTTTTCTTGTTGGAACTCGTATATCAAACGCTTATCTTATTCTTATAGCAACTCTTGTGACAGGAATTTTTCAAACGTTCAATCTAAATCTTGTAAGATCCAGAGGAAGAGGAATCCTTTTCTCGACACTTCAAGTGGTTCAATCAGTAAGTCAAATTGGCTTCATATTGCTTTATGCTTTCTTTGTAAACCGTGATTTCTATGCTTTACTCTACGCACAGCTTTTTTCAAATATAGTGGCACTTGCCCTTGGAATAGCACTTGAAAGATCGTTCTGGTTCCCGGTGAGGATAGATAAAAGACTGGTTCGTGAGATTTTGAAGTATGGCTATCCGTTCGTCTTTTCTGGCCTTCTTTGGTGGCTTCTTACATGGACTGATAGATTTGTTCTTCGTTTGTACACAAACTTTTCTGACATAGGCCTTTACTCTGCAGCATTTAAGGTTATTTCCGCAATGAGTTTGTTCACAACGGGTTTTTCCACTCTCTGGTATCCTTTCGCCTATGAGCAATACGAGAAAAATCCGGAAAATAAAATGCTTTTCAAAAGAACTCTTGATTATGTGGCTTTCCTCGTGTTTTCTGCCGGTTTTATACTGCTTTCTTTCAAAGATGTTATCTTTCTTCTTCTTGCAAAATCTTACCGCACGTCCGCTGAGATATCTCCTTTCTTGATACTTTATCCTGTGATGGTAACTATGACTATTGTTGTAGCAAGAGGAATAGATTTTTCAAAGAAAACGTACTGGTTCATCATTACAAGAGGTGTTTCTGCCCTATTCAATCTTGCTGGCAATTTTCTTCTTGTTCCCCTATTTGGTCCAAAAGGCGCTAGTGTTTCAACAGGGCTCTCTTTCATCTTCGTGTTCACGATCGAATCGAACGTATCAAAAAGATTGTACCCAGTTTCGTATGATCTGAGGAAAATCTATTTGCTCGTTGGTATCTTTGTTCTTTCCGCTTTCCTGCACACGTTTTCTGGGAATTTGATCGTTTCTGTTTTGGCCTCTATCATTGGTCTTATCGTCGCGATCTTTCTCTACAAAGCTGAATTTTTGAAAGTGTGGTCCACTGGCATTGGATTTTTGAAGTCTTTATCGCATCATAGGTAA